Within Solea solea chromosome 1, fSolSol10.1, whole genome shotgun sequence, the genomic segment TATgagcaaaacaataaaagataatcatggtttaataaaaaaaaaaaagataaagttaACAGGTGTCCTTTATTTGAAACAGTTGTTgccatatataaatatataaatatatatatatatatatattaagggGAAAACAGTCCCATGACTCACCATCTCCTCTGTGCCAGTGTACGCAGTGATGGCTGTGAGGGTGAGGATGCAGTAGTACAGTGCTGTTGGGTTGTTGTGGTCCTGAAGGACAGCGCCGAAACGCTGCAGCAGCTGGCAGTAATGAGGCTTGAAAGGCTCAGGGTTAGAATCCATCACCTTGTTCAGCAGCAGGAAGCCAACCTGTCAGGACAGACAAGTTACTGACAAAAACCATATCATGCAATATCACAGAGTCTGATTTTCCCCCACATATGGTATGTGACTTGCTGAGTCACGTACCTGTCTTTCATGAGGGTTGCTGCTCTGGGTGGATTCACTGAGGAATTGCAGGAGAGCAGGCCAGCGGTCGGGTGTCTCATGTTTGACCATCACTGCGCACAGCTGGGAGAGCGAGTGTTGCACCGTGTGCCTGCaaattaaaagtccaattttgtCCAATccagagaacccacacacacactctgggaCAAAATGCACACTCAACACAAAGGCCCTTGCTCAACCTTCTTGCTGTctggcaacaatgctagccaccgCATTAACATTTGGCTAAAAAATACACAGAGGTGCTTTTTAAGGATttgtcatcttttattttgCTAATAATTAAGTATCTATGTACAACACTCAAGGTTTAAGCCTGAGAGGACAATTGGCCCTTCGAACAACCGTAGTTTGAGCACAATATCTGGCCAAATGATCCTGTCGTCATCGGTTTCACAGCAATTGAGGGCTTGAACAGAACCCCGTAATAGCCAATGACAGCAAGTTGACCGGGAAATGGATGTTGCATTAACTTGTACATGCtaagttgattccgtcttctcagcaATGACTTTATCCAGTTTTTTGCATTTCAAAGCACAAAACATCGCGCGCACACAATAGCGATTTACTGACAACAGAGACAGTTCACcaccatgtctgtttatattctttaGTCACGTAAAATCAGAGTTCCACCCTGAAATCATTTGATTAAATGCCAAGTGTGTGGTGCTGCGTCTGGTCTTGATCATCTAGTCCGTACTTTCTTaggattaaaacactgaaaatcggttacaaagtttgtcTCGTCTGTGttctcccacgtttttaaaaCCAAGTCAGATTTATTCACTCATGACATTTCACATGCGTGTATAGCTTCATATGTAAAGTTATGTGGGTATACATGTTTCAACTAACAGTCATATGAACttaataattaattcatttaattttcatAGTAAAGATGGAACAACTTACTCAGTTTCCTGCATGAAGGCCTGCAACACCACCGCCTTAAGGCTGTGAGCAAATCAAAGGTTGCAGTTTCAACTTGATTGCAATGAAGACGACAGTGCAATgttattatgaaattattaaCAGAAAAGGGAATGAACAAACCTTTCTCTGTCATTAGGGATGATTTTACTCCACTGTTTCTTCACTCTCATCCTCAGTATCACTGCAGCCGACTGACGGACCTAAGATAAGGAAACATTTCAGAAAGTTTCTTCAGGAAAAAGCACACCAAGACAAGAGCCAACAACTGTCAGTCAAATTGCTTAACTTAAACACACATTACTTGAACAACAATGTATAAACTAAACATTAAATGTTTAGTGCATTAAGCAACATTTTGTAAAGATAGATTTGAGAACAAAATCGTCTGAAAGTGATCAACATATGGTAACTATTGAAGTGGCCTACATCGACTTGATTAATTGGTTAAACTGTAATGGTAAACATTAAAAGCATCACACTGTTCACTCGTGCCTACCTGAGGATTTTGGGAGCCAGTCATCACAGCACATAGCGCTGGAATAATGGCTGGGTCTTTGAAAGCCTCTTTCAGCCGAGCTGTGGCCTAAAAAGATGACAAAGCAAATCTCACCAAGTTCAGACACAATAGCTGAAACAATGCAATTGTTGTAGAAATCACAGGGgcagacacacatagacacacacttTACAATGCCAAGCCATGCATGGGATAAAAGGAAAACTATCTGCTATTTATGATATAACTGTGATACTAGTGTGTATTATTGTTTGACAGATTTATAAGTGAAATTGGACAAAACCTTCTTTACATACCATCTTCATTTAGTTCGTATCTGCAAGCTTTAAGAATGTGTCCATATTTGTGAACATCTTCTAAAGcatacagacacagaggaaacaaatataggctccctcttgtggcactttaaaataaaccacGACTGATGGAATATTAGCAAGTATCCCTATCTAGGATTGTCAAAATAAAGGTAATTTGGCACAATCAAGTTATTATAGAGCTTCGTATCGCGAGAATATCGTAAATCGTGAcacaacttttcattttttaaggCGTAAGGCACTTCTCTGACACATTAGATTTAACTTAATTCTTCCCATGTTAGCATTGTGGTTTATCTACTAAACCAGTGTTGACTTGAACACAGTGGCATCACCTGGTGGATGACAGCATTGTCGGGCTGTGTCAGCTGCAGGAGAAGTTGCTCCAGTTCTTCTGTCATGTCGGTCGTTCAGCTGTTTCACTGTCAGAGTGTCTGTTGTGAcggttaatgttattattattcaggttcaactgacagacagactgggTGTACTACAGCAGTGTGGCTAATACGCTACGTGCCAGTCAGAAAACCATGTAAACAGTGCCTCTGTGGGCAGGTCTGAGCTGAAGCTACTGAGTTAGAGGCGAAAATGAACTTTTAAAAGAATATTCGTGTGAGTATGGAATTgttgaagagagtgaagagacaCGAGAGCAGCCTGCTCGTTCAGCTGCCAGCACGAGGGACCGAGCCCGAGCCCGACACCGGAGGAACGTGTGAGTGTAGTTAAAGGGACCGGCACTTCTCAGTGTTCCGATTGAAACAAACAGCGCCCCTGGCTGGACAGGAGGTGCAGTGCAACAGGTTCAAGCTGAGAAACCTGAAGAGACaaactactactacaacaaTTACTAATAAGTGCTGAAAAGGAAgtagtgagacaaaaaaatagtttaaaacCAAACAAGCAGTTGATTAAAGGTACATGACCACACTTAATTAGCGGTGTGGAGCAGCTATGATAGCCACTGTGTGGCCCTAAAGAGAGAGGCCACCAATAATGTGTTCAGATTACATCCTGAAAGCTAAAGCACTAAAGACGTATGTACTTGCCAGTAGGTGACGCATTAACTGGCTTTGCGGTTTATCATTGTGGACCAATAGGTCCCTAAAATGAGGATGAAAAAGCCTTCTGCTTGCTATTCTTGTAAACCTACTTTCAGCTACTACCATGGTTCCAGATCAAAGGCAGGTGAGGGCAATGTCAGATCAAAGGAAGGAGAGGGCGGTGTCTGTCTTGGCAGATGTCTGCTGTGTGGCTAGAGGGAACACAAAAGTGCACTCCAAGAGAAAGTGGAAGGAaaagatgatgaaaaagaaTAGTCAGAGCACATAAAGTATGGCCTTGTAGAGGGAAATAGAAACGGGAAACTCATGATAGTGCTGCATACATCacaaacagtaaataaaagcCACATATAttgcatttaataaataaaaataaacagaataagTAGAACAGGGATCTTCTCTGAATATGCTggtttaaatatgtataatacacacaACAATCTGAAAAGGATCAGTCTGATTACACTACACCGTCAACTGTATGAAATTagaatttatttaattgttaacTACAACAACTTGCTATTAAATGTActaacattttcaaaattatGAATTCCTTGTGATATTAATTGTAATTTGATCAaggaaacacagacaaagtTCTTTCTAAATACATTGTTTCGAATAAGGAGGGGAAcagtattaaaaacacatgcacaggaATGCAGGCCGGTGGTCTTGATACTAAAAATGATTGAATTAACACGTCTGTGATTATGTAACTAAACCTGACCAGTTAGAGCATCAGAGGATTTGCATTAGATAGCACTAGATTGCATCagattatataaatgtatactgATAAAGTGGCCACTAGGGAAATTATTCATAAAAATAACTTTCCTGCACACGTTATTTTGACTTAAAACGTTTCCGATCTATTTGTGTTTCTAAATGACTTGATTTGGATCAAAACACTGTGACCGTCACACAGTGAAGAgaaggtgttgttgttgttgcaagCCAAGGTCAGATGGACACGGGCGGGGACTGTGTGACCTGTATTGAGAAAGAAGCCACTTAAGGAGACCATTTGCAAAGAAATCAAGACAACAAAAGAGAGACTGATGACCTCACacttcacagaaaacacacacacaccccactaaatgaaaacacatctCCACTGACTAATCTGCTCACACACTGTacaacagaataaaacacagcagaaaatcTGCCATCTTAGAAATGCAAGCGGTCCAAATTATACATATTCTGCATGAATATTGAAATTACGCAACCTTAAACTAAGACCTTAaactaaaatgacaaatgactttGGAATCTCTTTTATGTGATGTTCATTCACCCGTTTAATATTGTGTTTAATTGCTATTCTTGCTTTAGTTTTTCATCAATATTCTTTTACTCCCTCTTATTTACTTTTGTGTGATCTTCTTGTTTTTACTTCTCTGTTGCTTTGACATTCAGCTCATTTCTCTCCCCCAAAATATCTACTTTTTTGCCTCGTCTGTCAAAGCACATTGTAAACGTacaaaaaagtgcaatataaaTGAGATTATAATGATTCACCAGCAGAGCATTTTAAGTGACAAATCTCTGAAGCAAATGCACCAACAGAAAGAGTCAAATCTGAAGTCTTCTCAGCACATACAGATCTAGAGCAACTTTACCCATTGTCCATCCATACTCACCGCCCTCCAACCCCCACCTGTATGTCCATGCTCACACAggatcacacacaaacacgccctGTCCAGCCAGAGATGAGAAGAAATGTTAATGAGCCCATTAGACTCACTGTTCTCACATAATTCTCTCTCTAACTGAATCATTACCATATCAATTCAGCCGAGAATGAACACTCAAACAGTCAAGTGGATGCAGGATAATCTAATTCATCTTTGTGAAAAGGACTGCAAATGTGGGGGTGATGGAGCACTCTGCGTCAACATGTTCCACCCACTGCATCCAACGCAGGACTGTTTAGAGTTGAGGCTACATTTTTGTGCACACCTTTGTGACATGAAATCACATCCGAGGCTGAACGTGTTTTTCCTCGGGCATTTAGAAGCAAAATTATCCGCCAAACAAACATAATTGGACAGAATAAAATAGCATTACAAATAACACCATGCACTCTATCTGCCTTTCTATCTGCCTATCATCAAATCATAAATAATCATGCAATTGGGGAAGCACTTGTCGTGCTTAAACGTTAAAAAGACCTGTAGAGCATTTGTGCCAACAACTTACAGTTTAGTAAGTTATATCCATATGTTGATTTACGCAAACATTTCCGTGCGGAAGTGCATCTTGTTGCACACTTGTACTCATCCAAGCACAGCCGTTTGTTTTgccataaaatgtaattttactgGATAATCAATGAACTTACTAATCATCTTCTTCTGATTGAGGGCACTACTAAAATAAATGGACAACCAAACCACAGTTTTgtttcaactattttgatgattacCTAATctgagtgttttgttgttgttgttttcattttaaaaaaatacttgaaAATCATTGATTTCAGCTACTTAAAcgtaaatatattatttttatttgtttctgcgACCACAAAATGTGCATAGACTGTTTCAAACTAGGTAAAATAGGTAAACAAGCCATTTTCAAAAGATAAACATTAAAAGAATGAATCAGAACCTAATtttatgtctgtgttgtttaataATTCTTAAGTATAAAGCTACCAAAACATTTATTCTAATTTATTTGGTCATTCCTGTGCCATAAGTCGAGTTTTCTGGGAATTGCTGCTGTGTTGGCAATAAACTGAAcatatttggtttgtggacaaaatgagacattcaAGGACATGGTCATATTGTATTTtgatattcatattttatgcCTCAAACAATTAAACAGTTAAAACCAAATAATATAAACCATACTGAAAATTCAAGCAAaggaaaatcatttaaaaatgacattgtgtACACTACATTCTCAATTTTAGGTATTTTTAAAATATGGGTTCACTTCAACAAGGACGGCTTTACCTCATGTCTTCAagcattaaacattttaaaatttaagGTCACTTCAGTAATGCAgactcatttaaaaataatagtttGTTCATTAACTTTAGGTCACCAATCAAACGTTTTGAGTTTTTCGCtgatacattttaaaaggcAGGTTCATTCAGTGACGCCGggatcatttaaaatgatactTTGTACATTTAAGTCTTTAGGTTACTTGAAAGttctcattttgaaaacattggTGGCCAATAAAATGTTCCCTCCTGTGGAGATTGGTTCAAATCCAAACACCACCCACCTTCGTGTGCACACCCACGCGCCTCTCTATAAACAGGCCGACCGAGAGCTCGTGTCAGTGTAAGGTTGATTGGCCTGCGTCCATCTGTTCACCAGGTCATGTGGTTTCGTcccgtatttttttttttttaatatatattaacaAAACTTGAccgtgtctttgtttgttttttactcatttaatTGCGACACTGTAACCTTACTGACAAAATGACGGACTGGAAGACGCAGATAAGTTACAACTACAACCCTTCTTACCATGCGTATGCGTACGGCCTGGTGTACCAGCCCGGGTCCGAGCAGAACCACGGGAACCACCTGAGCTGCTGGAGCGAGGCCGGTGTCACGGACCTGAGCAACTACAACCCCGGGGTCACGCAGGCCTACTACGCCAATACCGCCAGAGTCCGGGAGGAGTCTCCACCCGGCAGCCCGGAGCAGCACGCCGTGAGCGGCCatcacccccaccaccactacCCGGGTTCAGGTGTCGTTTACCTGggtgacacacaaacaggtcGCCTGCTCCTGTCCAGACCTCACCGAGCTGCTGCCTACGACTCCCGGGAGAATGAGGTCGAGAGAGTCCGCAGTGACTCAACCAGTGACTCTGAGGCGCACACATCACCAGGTATGAAGCCCGGAGTCTCTGACCACTGCAGGGACGATTTACCTGAAACAACTTATGTgtaactatttattttattatttcacttcagtAGGAGTACATCTGCAGATAACACGTGACAGAACGGGCATTGGAGGGGTATGGGTAAAAACCCACACGAGGCCTTACTCATGTTTTTACACgaaaattattgttttaacacaaaaatacagggaacaattctatttttttttttttatatacgaAAACGATTATTTTAATACGAAAATATCGGGAAAAGCCCCCTCCAAAAAACAATAATCACAATATAACACTATTGTATTATGGATAATTCATTCCAACAAGTTGCCAAATACATTTGCACaaacttttcctttttatttaattattattattttgggtgacagtagctgttttttttaaaatgtgctaagTCCCTGTCACTTCCACACACAGATTCATGGAGTTCCAGCAGTAGCAACGGCAGAGAGGATGGTCTGCCTCGGACAGATCCTGCTACCTGGGCAAAGAAAGAGCGGGACAGTGATGTGATCAACAGCCGGAGTCCCATAGCCACCAAGGACGCCTCCAGCCCTCTCCTAGAGGAGCCACAGAACTTTGCCATATTAGGCAGTCGGGTCGCAAACAATGTCACCTCTGTGCAGCAGTCACCTGTAACTGCCCCCAATAAGCCAAGCACTACTGCTGTGAGTAATCCCAAAATAAAGGTGCGTGCAGCCTTTTCCGAGAGTCAGATGAACACTCTCATCCAGCGCTTCAGTGTTCAAAGGTACCTCACCCCGGCTGAGATGAAGAACGTGGGGGAACTGACGGGACTGACCTACAAACAGGTGAGGGGGGGGTTGTGTTCACTTCACCGgtagtgtgtgagtgtcactAAACAAAAAGACGGTGTGCTGATCAGCTGGAACTTCATCTTTTGTAGGTGAAGACATGGTTTCAAAACAGGAGGATGAAGCTGAGGAGGCACCAGAAAGACACCAGCTGGGTGTCCGAGCGCTACACCGCTAAAGACGGCTCCGCCCCTGGAGCTGTATACGCCAACCTCCCCCCACATATCCCACCTGTAAGTACATACAATTTGGTGTCtgtgcacatacagtaaatccaagtttatgtatattattttgCAACCCTTCCATAACTTAAATACTTTAGTCCaatttttaaaatcttttgGAGCCAAATATAACcttttgatttttaaattaCTGTTAACTACATGAAATCTGGCCACATTTTATACTCTGTCCACAACTTAATTGAGCATAAAAAGTAATTTAATGTTTGGCTTTGTTTTAGCACAAGATTacttaaaaatttaaaatataattcttttttttttttacatatattctAAGCCCAAAGGTGCTAAACATCAGTTGTCCAAAAACTGTCCTCAGCTACTGAGCTACACTTCTCATTTTGTCTCATTGAGTTTTGTTATGATCAGTTTTATCATTGCCATTAAAGAGAACTTAAGGCATGATTCATTTTACAGCCCCATTTGATTCCAAAGAAACCCTTTTCATTCATTGAATTTTTATGGCCTCTCATGACCCACTTGCAGTACCTGCATGGCCCACTGGGGAGCATACCTCACACTTTGGGAGTCATTGGTTGTGACTTGAATTGAACAAGAACTGTGATTCACTGGATTGTGCAGAACATATTGTCCTTGATACTGGGATCAGGACGAAGGTTCATGACTTTAAAACTGAGATTCGTTAAAGTATAAatgatgaattttttttttgtttctttcagtATCGAGGAGAGGCCCCGGCCCAGTTCAAAGAGCACTACAACCAGCACATGATGGAGGCGGCCTATAAGAAGACCGCCCCACAGAACCTGGCCTTCTATCTGGCCATGAACAACGCCGCCAGCTCTGCTGGCTACGCCTCCTGGCCCACCGCCTCATCCCAGACCGCAGTGCACGGCAGGCCGCAGGCAGCCGGCTGGCCCATGCCCCCGAGCGCCAGCCATTACGAATACAACCCCAATGCATTCAACGCGTCCACTGTAAATAACAGCGGACTTGATACCAGCTTAACCAAAGACGAGGAGCCTGTTAACAGTTGAACGCCGCCACAGCACACATCGCCTGCCTCTGACTCAATGTTTGAGTTGTGCACATGAGCTTTTCTCTACACGTTACCTGCCGAGTCCCGGTCCCCCTCTGAATTACTTACCAGTATTTTATCAATTGACTGAGGTGGGTTTTAACCAGCTGTGTGTACATACACCCTGTTCATATTCCATTTCAAAtgtattctacatttttatcttgAAGTTCTATTTTTATATGCAACTATTTAATGTGTTGGTGTATTCTGTGGACAAGGTGATCCAGACTTTGTATTATACTCCTTGTGTTTTTTGGAGCTGTTTTAGGGGAGAAGTCTTGACacatttttggggtttttttccttGATAAATACAAGTTCAATTTGACTCATTTGTCTGTTTCCTTGAGTATTGTTCCTTTGGCATATTGATATAATTATGCTAGTATTTAGGGTATAATTGTGTTCCGTAAATGGTTGCTATTGGCAGCAGACCATCCTCTAAAATTGGCAGCAGACCATCCTCTAATGCCGTGTAAACGAGAGCAAGACCAACAGGGacatccaaaataaaagcaatagcTTGTGTTCTCTGCCAATACAATTTAGTGATCAATATACAAATGGGTAAAAGATCAGCCCAGGGATTTCTGCTGGTAATTTTGTATTAAAAAGCACTTTATTGAAAAGACATTATTTACAATAGAACCAAAACTCATTGGGGaccaaaacatacagaaactaTATTGCTCCCACCACCAACACTTGCTCTACAAGGCATATAATGTTATCTTATCCACCGCTGGGCCACATCCAGCTTAACTGGGCCAGTGCAAATGTACTTATTAGCCTGACACATGTGAGTGTTTAAGTGCCAGTAATAGTTTAATGCTACAGGATgaaattggtgtgtgtgtccacgGTCTCCGTGGACAACCGGAATATTGGGAGTGAATTAAGATCCTGCCAAAACCAGAGCTGCTGATGCCACAATGCATCATAATGATTATCAACTAAATCAAGCATGATGGAAATATCCATCTCTACAATTTTCCCTTTATTTGTCCATCAAAATAAACAGTCTCATACAGTATTCCTGTAGTGAAATCATGTCAAATCAAAGTAAAGGCCCCATTTTCTCCTCACATTGACCCAAAACAGGCATAAGTGTTTGTACGACTGAACGaacaggagaggagggagaagatTGTCCATGTGTGTTAAGAGGACCTTCGCATGTACAGTTGTGCAAGTATTTAACGTCTAGTCAGTCCATCTTGAGGCTATGGTAGATGTATCGAATGAACGCCAGCGAGGCCCAGAAAGACACGCTGCCCAGCATGAGCGAGAAGACGAGCGCCGTGAGCAGAGAGTAGCCAAAGAACTCGGTGCTCTGAACCATGCCGCTCATCGACGACCGGTTCCGGTAGTAGAAGACGGAGTAGACGAAGATGAAGAGGCCAGTGGAGCCGGTGCTCAGCAcactcctccaccaccactggTAGTCTTCGCCTGACAGAAGGAAATAGGTGAGGGCCACCGAGATGCAAGCGCCCACGGAGAGGAGGATGGCGAAGACACACAGCAGGATGCCATAAAGA encodes:
- the nanog gene encoding homeobox protein NANOG produces the protein MTDWKTQISYNYNPSYHAYAYGLVYQPGSEQNHGNHLSCWSEAGVTDLSNYNPGVTQAYYANTARVREESPPGSPEQHAVSGHHPHHHYPGSGVVYLGDTQTGRLLLSRPHRAAAYDSRENEVERVRSDSTSDSEAHTSPDSWSSSSSNGREDGLPRTDPATWAKKERDSDVINSRSPIATKDASSPLLEEPQNFAILGSRVANNVTSVQQSPVTAPNKPSTTAVSNPKIKVRAAFSESQMNTLIQRFSVQRYLTPAEMKNVGELTGLTYKQVKTWFQNRRMKLRRHQKDTSWVSERYTAKDGSAPGAVYANLPPHIPPYRGEAPAQFKEHYNQHMMEAAYKKTAPQNLAFYLAMNNAASSAGYASWPTASSQTAVHGRPQAAGWPMPPSASHYEYNPNAFNASTVNNSGLDTSLTKDEEPVNS